The sequence ATGGCGGTGCAATGATTTCTTTTGAACTTAAAGAAAACTATGACTATAAAAAATTCTTTTCTTCCCTTGGCCTGATTGCTCTTGCAGAAAGTCTTGGCGGTGTAGAAAGTCTTGCTTGTCATCCAGCAAGTATGACTCATGCTTCAATCCCGAGAGAGATTCGTGAAAAAGTCGGTATAACTGACGGACTTATCCGCCTTTCTGTAGGAATTGAAAATGCAGACGATCTTATTCAGGATCTTCAGCAGGCAATAAATTCTTCGGAGGAATAAAATGAAGTATTTTGATTCGATGCAGGCTCTTGTAGGAAATACACCTCTTGTAAAACTCAGCAATTCTGACATTCCGGAAGGTATTCAGCTTTTTGCAAAACTGGAACTGTATAATCCTTCTGGAAGTGTTAAGGACAGAACCGGCCGCTATATGGTTGCTGATGCAGAAAAAAAAGGACTGCTTAAAAAAGGCGGAACAATTGTAGAAGGAACTGCCGGCAATACAGGACTGGGAATTGCTTTTGCTGCCTTAAAAAACGGTTACAAAGTTATATTTGTCGTACCTACAAAATTCAGTCAGGAGAAGCAGACTTTGATGAAAGCTTTGGGAGCTCAGATTATTAATACTCCTCGAGAGGAAGGAATGCTTGGAGCTGCAAAAAAAGCAGAAGAAATCCGTTCTCAGATAGAGGGGGCAGTTTCTCTCGAACAGTTTTTAAATCAGGCAAATCCTCTGGCACATTATGAAACGACAGGTCCTGAAATTTATAATGACCTTGACGGTAAGATAGATTATCTTGTTGCGGGAGCAGGAAGCGGCGGAACTTATACAGGAATTGTCCGATACTTGAAGGAACGTAATCCTGAGATAAAAGGGGTTCTTGCTGATCCTGAAGGTTCAACAATGGGTGGCGGTGAACACGGGGATTATAATATAGAAGGAATTGGAAATGATTTTATTCCTGAAACAATGGATATGTCTCTTGTTGATAAGGTAATAAAAATTACTGATGATGATGCCTTCGGCGGTTCAAGATTTCTTGCCCGTCGTGAAGGAATTTTTGCCGGTAGTTCCAGCGGTGCGGCTTTTTCTGCTGCAAAAAAACTTGCACTGGAACTTGCAGAAAAAAAACAGAAGGCAAATATCGTAGTTGTTTTCCCGGATCGTGGAGACAGATATTTCAGTAAGAATCTTTACGAGTAAAAAATTAAATAAATAACCTATATTCCCTATTGACAAAGTAGGGTATATAGGTTATTGTGACTTATCTTTTTACGGAGGTGCAGGAATGGTTTTATTTTTTGAAAAACTCGTCAGAGAAAATTTCCGCAATGGTGTCATGTGCCGCTCGTGCTGTACCTCATGTGTCAGCACTTTATAGTTTTTACTAACTAATCATTCTATTTTTAATTTTCTCATTTTTTCTGGATGTGTGAAGATTGTTCTTTATCTTCAACACGGTAGTTCAAATTATTCAAGGAGTTATTTTATGAAAAAGATTTTTGGTTTAGGTCTGGTATTAGTTGGAATGGCTGCAGCATTAGTTTCCTGCAAGAAAGAGGATGCTCTTAAAGTTGGTGTTTGTGCCGGTCCTTATGGAGACATGTTTGTTGAAGCAATTCAGCCTCAGCTTGAAAAGAAAGGTTACAAAGTTAAGATTATTGAATTCTCTGATTATGTTCAGCCGAATAATGCTCTTGCAGAAAAAGACATTGATGTAAATATGTTCCAGCATTCAACATATCTTAAGAAGTTTTCTGCTGATCATAAACTGGAGCTTTCTTATCTGACAGAAATCCCTACAGCAGCAATGGGAATCTTTGCAGACAAGTACAAATCGGTTGATTCACTTCCAGCCGGTTCTGTAATTGCTATTCCTAATGATGATACAAACTTAAGTCGTGCACTCCGTGTTCTTGCTCAGACCGGAGCAGTTACTATTGATCCGTCAGCAGATCCTTCTAAGGCAACTGTAAAAGATCTTTCGGAAAATCCAAAGCATTTTACTTTTAAGGAAGTAAGTGCCGAAATTCTTCCGAACGTACTGGACAGTGTAGGAGCTGCAATCATAAACGGAAACTATGCAATTGGTGCAGGACTTAAGCTTACTGATGCAATTTATAATGAACAGCTTCTGCCTGGTTATTTCAATGTTATTGCAGTTCGCACTGAAGATATTGAAAAAGACTTTGCAAAAGATATTTATTCAATTGTTCATTCTGATGAATTCAGAAAAGTTATTGAAGATCCGAAGAAGCAGTACGCTGCATTCGGAAGGCCGTCCGGTTATCTGGATTAAAAGAAGGAGGCGCTATGATTAGTTTTAAAAATGTAGATGTTGTTTTTAAGGAACACAGGCAGACTGTTCATGCCGTTAAGAATGTTTCTTTTGATATTGAAGACGGAGATGTTTTTGGAATTGTTGGTGGAAGTGGAGCCGGTAAGAGTACCCTTTTAAGGACAATCAATCAGCTTCAGAAGATAACTTCAGGAGAAGTGATTGTTAATGGTGTTTCTGTTAAAGGTCTAAAACATAAACCGCTTCATGAACTTCGCAAAAGTGTGGGAATGATTTTTCAGCATTTTAATCTGGCAGAGAGCAAGACTGTTTATGAGAACATTGCTTTTTCTCTGGAAGATGCAGGCTGGAAAAAGGAAGATATTGAAAAGCGTGTAGATGAACTTTTGGAATTTGTAAAAATTACGGATAAAAAATATGTTTATCCTGCAAAACTTTCAGGAGGACAGAAACAGCGCGTTGCAATAGCCCGTGCGCTTGCAAACAATACTAAGATTCTTTTGTGTGATGAACCAACCTCTGCTCTTGATGCAGAAACAACGGCATCGGTTTTAAAACTAATCAAGGAAGTAAACGAAAAGCTTGGTGTAACTGTCGTAATCATTACTCATGAACTTGACGTCGTTAAATCAATCTGCAGTAAAGTTGTAGTAATGAAAAACGGAGAAGTTGTTGAAAAAGGTGATGTTTACGAAGTTTTCACCAATCCGCAGAATGACTTTACAAAAGAACTGCTTGCGCATGAACAGAATTTTAAATTCCCGGAAGAAATCTGGAACAGTGTAAATGGTGATATTGTAAAACTGGTTTATAAAGGTGAAGCGGCAACTGAAAGCGTCCTTTCAGAAATAACTGCAAGGAATCACGTTAAGTTTAATATTCTTCACGGCAAGATTGAGTATATTAGTTCTAAACCTCTGGGTATTCTTTTTGTAAATCTCTCTGGAGATGCGGCAAATATAGAAACAGTAAAGCTTGAACTTGCTTCAAAAATTTATCGTCTTGAAAAGGTGGTGGCATAATATGATAGAAAGTATTCTTAGTATTCGCGGTGAAGTTGTCATCGCACTGTATGAGACATTTTACATGGTAGCAATTGCACTTTTGTCTGCAATTATTTTTGGAACTGTTCTCGGGCTTATTCTTTATGTAACGTCTAATCCTCTGTTTGTAAAGAATACTCCTGTAAACAGAGTAATCGGAATAATACTGAATATAATCCGGTCGGTACCGTTCCTTATCCTTATGGTTCTTCTG is a genomic window of Treponema rectale containing:
- a CDS encoding PLP-dependent cysteine synthase family protein, which gives rise to MKYFDSMQALVGNTPLVKLSNSDIPEGIQLFAKLELYNPSGSVKDRTGRYMVADAEKKGLLKKGGTIVEGTAGNTGLGIAFAALKNGYKVIFVVPTKFSQEKQTLMKALGAQIINTPREEGMLGAAKKAEEIRSQIEGAVSLEQFLNQANPLAHYETTGPEIYNDLDGKIDYLVAGAGSGGTYTGIVRYLKERNPEIKGVLADPEGSTMGGGEHGDYNIEGIGNDFIPETMDMSLVDKVIKITDDDAFGGSRFLARREGIFAGSSSGAAFSAAKKLALELAEKKQKANIVVVFPDRGDRYFSKNLYE
- a CDS encoding MetQ/NlpA family ABC transporter substrate-binding protein yields the protein MKKIFGLGLVLVGMAAALVSCKKEDALKVGVCAGPYGDMFVEAIQPQLEKKGYKVKIIEFSDYVQPNNALAEKDIDVNMFQHSTYLKKFSADHKLELSYLTEIPTAAMGIFADKYKSVDSLPAGSVIAIPNDDTNLSRALRVLAQTGAVTIDPSADPSKATVKDLSENPKHFTFKEVSAEILPNVLDSVGAAIINGNYAIGAGLKLTDAIYNEQLLPGYFNVIAVRTEDIEKDFAKDIYSIVHSDEFRKVIEDPKKQYAAFGRPSGYLD
- a CDS encoding methionine ABC transporter ATP-binding protein is translated as MISFKNVDVVFKEHRQTVHAVKNVSFDIEDGDVFGIVGGSGAGKSTLLRTINQLQKITSGEVIVNGVSVKGLKHKPLHELRKSVGMIFQHFNLAESKTVYENIAFSLEDAGWKKEDIEKRVDELLEFVKITDKKYVYPAKLSGGQKQRVAIARALANNTKILLCDEPTSALDAETTASVLKLIKEVNEKLGVTVVIITHELDVVKSICSKVVVMKNGEVVEKGDVYEVFTNPQNDFTKELLAHEQNFKFPEEIWNSVNGDIVKLVYKGEAATESVLSEITARNHVKFNILHGKIEYISSKPLGILFVNLSGDAANIETVKLELASKIYRLEKVVA